From one Staphylococcus kloosii genomic stretch:
- the thrB gene encoding homoserine kinase: protein MEHVLTLKVPASTANLGVGFDSIGMALNKFLYLEVKVNNQSHWRFHHIGPNVDELPTDESHYIYQIAQQVASKYDVTLPNLDVEMRSEIPLARGLGSSASALVGALYIANYFGDIELSKYELLQLATEFEGHPDNVAPTIYGGLVLGYYNADTNVTEVSYIDTPKVDVIVTIPPYKLKTEDSRNVLPDTFSYKKAVQNSAISNTMISALIQHNYELAGKMMEQDGFHEPFRQFLIPEFEEVKSIAKTHHAYATVISGAGPTIMTLISRDKSGQLVRTLKKQFENCKSELLSINESGVIAEEVYQKH, encoded by the coding sequence ATGGAACATGTGTTAACTTTAAAAGTCCCGGCATCTACAGCTAATTTAGGTGTCGGCTTTGACTCTATCGGTATGGCTCTAAATAAATTTTTATATTTAGAAGTTAAAGTAAATAATCAATCACATTGGCGATTTCATCATATTGGACCAAATGTAGATGAATTACCAACTGATGAATCGCATTATATTTATCAAATTGCTCAACAAGTAGCTAGTAAATATGATGTGACCTTACCTAATTTAGACGTTGAAATGAGAAGTGAAATTCCATTGGCAAGAGGCTTAGGATCTTCTGCATCGGCCTTAGTAGGTGCGTTGTACATAGCGAACTACTTTGGTGATATTGAACTATCTAAATATGAGTTATTACAATTGGCCACAGAATTTGAAGGTCATCCAGATAATGTAGCACCTACAATATATGGTGGTTTAGTTTTAGGTTATTATAATGCCGACACTAACGTTACGGAAGTTTCTTACATAGATACACCCAAAGTGGATGTTATTGTGACGATTCCTCCCTATAAATTAAAAACCGAAGATTCGAGAAATGTGCTACCTGATACTTTTTCTTATAAAAAAGCAGTACAAAATAGTGCCATCAGTAATACGATGATTAGCGCATTAATTCAACACAACTACGAGCTAGCTGGGAAAATGATGGAACAAGATGGTTTTCATGAACCGTTTAGACAATTTTTAATCCCTGAGTTTGAAGAAGTTAAATCTATAGCTAAAACGCATCACGCTTATGCAACAGTTATTAGTGGTGCTGGCCCGACTATTATGACGTTAATTAGTCGTGATAAAAGTGGTCAACTCGTTAGAACGTTAAAAAAGCAATTTGAAAACTGTAAGTCAGAATTGTTATCTATTAATGAATCCGGGGTTATTGCCGAAGAGGTATACCAAAAACATTAA
- the thrC gene encoding threonine synthase, producing the protein MKRWQGLVEEFKSYLPVNENTPKITLNEGQTPLVHCENLSKMLDINLYVKYEGANPTGSFKDRGMVMAMTKAKEEGKKIVICASTGNTSASAAAYAARAGLKAIVVIPEGKIALGKLSQAVMYGAEIVSIEGNFDEALEIVKEVAENGDIELVNSVNPYRIEGQKTGAFEVVHQLDGVAPDILAIPVGNAGNITAYWKGFKEFHNQLDTQLPNMYGFQAEGASPIVQNKIVKNPDTVATAIRIGNPASWDKATNAIEESNGLIDSVTDEEILEAYKLMATKEGIFSEPASNASIAGLIKLHRANKLPKGKKVVAVLTGNGLKDPDTAISLLDDPIQPLPNDRESILKYIKGAL; encoded by the coding sequence ATGAAAAGATGGCAAGGTTTAGTAGAAGAGTTTAAATCATATTTACCAGTAAATGAAAATACACCCAAAATCACATTAAACGAGGGGCAAACGCCGCTTGTACATTGTGAAAACTTATCCAAAATGTTAGACATTAATTTATATGTTAAATATGAAGGTGCAAATCCTACTGGTTCATTTAAAGATAGAGGTATGGTCATGGCAATGACTAAAGCAAAAGAAGAAGGCAAAAAAATTGTTATTTGCGCTTCTACTGGTAACACTTCTGCTTCAGCAGCTGCCTACGCTGCTAGAGCAGGGTTAAAAGCTATCGTCGTTATTCCGGAAGGGAAAATCGCTTTAGGTAAATTATCACAGGCTGTGATGTATGGTGCAGAAATCGTTTCAATCGAAGGTAACTTCGATGAGGCATTAGAAATTGTTAAGGAAGTAGCTGAAAATGGTGACATTGAACTCGTAAATTCAGTGAATCCATATAGAATCGAAGGACAAAAAACAGGTGCTTTTGAAGTCGTACATCAATTAGATGGCGTGGCTCCAGATATTTTAGCTATTCCTGTAGGTAATGCAGGTAACATTACTGCTTATTGGAAAGGTTTCAAAGAGTTTCATAATCAATTAGATACACAGTTGCCTAACATGTACGGCTTCCAAGCGGAAGGTGCATCACCAATCGTTCAAAATAAAATTGTTAAAAACCCAGACACTGTAGCAACTGCTATTCGTATCGGTAATCCAGCAAGTTGGGATAAGGCTACAAATGCAATTGAAGAATCGAATGGTCTTATTGATAGTGTTACAGATGAAGAGATTTTAGAAGCGTATAAATTAATGGCAACAAAAGAAGGTATTTTTAGTGAGCCAGCAAGTAATGCTTCAATCGCTGGTCTAATTAAATTGCATAGAGCCAATAAATTACCTAAAGGTAAAAAAGTAGTAGCTGTGTTAACTGGTAATGGTTTAAAAGATCCAGATACTGCTATTTCATTACTAGATGATCCAATTCAACCATTACCAAATGATAGAGAAAGCATATTGAAGTATATTAAAGGAGCACTTTAA
- a CDS encoding homoserine dehydrogenase: MKELNVALLGLGTVGSGVVKIIEENRQQIIETINKEINIKHILVNDISKKRPLNVSKYHLTEDVNDILEDDSIDIVVEVMGGIEPTVDWLKSALSQKKHVITANKDLLAVHLNVLEDLAQSNSVALKYEASVAGGIPIVNAINNGLNANNISKFMGILNGTSNFILSKMTREQTSFEDALDEAQRLGFAEADPTDDVEGIDAARKVVITSYLSFNQVINLTDVKRKGISDVTLEDIQVADDLGYKIKLVGKGTYEQGKVNASVAPTLISKAHQLSAVEDEYNAIYVIGDAVGETMFYGKGAGSLATGSAVVSDLLNVALQFEYDLHTLPPHFELKTDETKEMMDDEDTVTIKEKSNFYLVLNSNNQDLNKIEADIKQSLPLHKSLEVQQRTDDTVSVVVLGIDESPEQLIANAGFDVNKVYPVEGV, from the coding sequence ATGAAGGAATTGAACGTAGCATTACTTGGTCTAGGTACTGTAGGATCAGGTGTAGTAAAAATTATTGAAGAGAATAGGCAACAAATTATCGAAACAATCAACAAGGAAATCAATATCAAGCATATTTTAGTAAATGATATTTCTAAGAAAAGACCGCTTAACGTGAGCAAGTATCATTTAACTGAAGATGTAAATGACATTTTAGAAGATGACTCAATTGATATAGTTGTAGAAGTTATGGGAGGCATTGAACCAACAGTTGATTGGTTAAAGAGTGCGTTAAGTCAAAAGAAACATGTGATTACTGCTAATAAAGATTTACTTGCAGTGCATTTAAATGTTCTAGAAGATTTAGCGCAAAGTAATAGTGTTGCACTAAAATACGAAGCTAGTGTTGCTGGTGGTATTCCAATCGTTAACGCTATCAATAATGGATTAAATGCCAACAATATTAGTAAATTTATGGGAATTTTAAATGGTACGTCTAACTTCATACTAAGTAAAATGACGCGTGAACAAACATCTTTTGAAGATGCATTAGATGAAGCGCAACGTTTAGGGTTTGCTGAAGCTGATCCTACAGATGACGTTGAAGGTATTGATGCTGCGAGAAAAGTTGTTATCACGTCTTATTTATCATTCAACCAAGTTATTAACTTGACTGACGTTAAACGCAAAGGTATTAGTGATGTGACGTTAGAAGATATTCAAGTCGCTGATGACTTAGGTTACAAAATTAAACTTGTTGGTAAAGGTACTTATGAACAAGGTAAAGTTAATGCTTCTGTAGCACCTACTCTAATTAGTAAAGCACATCAATTATCTGCCGTAGAAGACGAATATAATGCGATTTACGTTATTGGTGACGCAGTTGGTGAAACAATGTTCTATGGTAAAGGTGCAGGTAGTTTAGCGACAGGTAGTGCAGTAGTTAGTGACTTATTAAATGTTGCATTACAATTTGAATATGATTTACACACATTGCCACCTCATTTCGAATTGAAAACTGATGAAACGAAAGAAATGATGGACGATGAAGATACTGTCACAATTAAAGAAAAATCCAATTTCTATTTAGTATTAAATTCAAATAACCAAGATTTAAATAAAATTGAAGCTGATATTAAACAATCATTACCGCTACATAAAAGTTTAGAAGTTCAGCAAAGAACTGACGATACGGTAAGTGTCGTAGTATTAGGCATTGATGAATCACCTGAACAATTAATAGCTAATGCAGGATTTGATGTTAATAAAGTATACCCAGTAGAAGGAGTTTAA
- a CDS encoding aspartate kinase — MKVAKFGGSSVSNAEQIKKVLEIVNSDPERKITIVSAPGKRHKSDIKTTDLLIRLYEKAIAKLNYTSKKDEIVQRYADIVYELQMDDHILKSINQTLERYIATLKNKPPRLLDALLSCGEDFNAQIIAEYNNSQGIPTRYVSPGEAGITVSDLPQNAQILDQSYEELYNLRNYKEKLIIPGFFGISRQNYVVTFPRGGSDITGAIVARGVRADLYENFTDVSGIFRANPMIVKQPLVIDEITYREMRELSYAGFGVFHDEALQPLHKDRIPVLIKNTNRPHELGTYIRHDREINTNNVVSGISCDKGFTVINIKKYLMNRQVGFTRKVLGVLEDYNISFDHMPSGIDSISIIMRSKEIENKEEQVLSDIRKHCDVDELSVEHDLAILMIVGEGMHRIVGTASRITHALAEANINLRMMNQGASEISIMFGIDVEDADKAVKATYEYCYNGKCIVT; from the coding sequence ATGAAAGTAGCTAAATTCGGTGGAAGTTCTGTATCTAATGCAGAACAAATTAAAAAAGTATTGGAGATTGTTAATTCTGACCCTGAAAGAAAGATCACTATTGTTTCTGCCCCAGGAAAAAGACATAAGTCAGATATTAAAACGACTGATTTATTAATCAGGTTATATGAAAAGGCAATTGCTAAATTGAACTATACTTCTAAAAAAGATGAAATAGTTCAACGCTACGCAGATATTGTGTACGAACTTCAAATGGATGACCATATTTTAAAATCCATTAATCAAACATTAGAACGTTATATTGCTACATTAAAAAATAAACCGCCTCGTTTATTAGATGCCCTTCTTTCTTGTGGTGAAGATTTTAATGCTCAAATAATAGCTGAATATAACAACAGTCAAGGTATTCCAACTCGTTATGTGTCTCCTGGTGAAGCAGGCATAACAGTAAGTGACTTACCTCAAAATGCACAAATTCTAGATCAATCTTATGAAGAATTGTATAACTTACGAAATTATAAAGAAAAATTAATTATTCCTGGATTCTTCGGTATATCAAGACAAAATTATGTCGTAACATTCCCTAGAGGTGGATCAGACATTACTGGTGCCATAGTAGCCAGAGGCGTAAGAGCTGATTTATATGAAAACTTTACAGATGTATCTGGTATATTTAGAGCTAATCCGATGATCGTAAAACAACCACTAGTTATCGATGAAATTACTTATCGAGAAATGCGAGAATTATCATATGCAGGATTTGGCGTTTTTCATGATGAGGCTTTACAACCATTACATAAAGACCGCATCCCTGTATTAATTAAAAATACGAATAGACCGCATGAATTAGGTACATATATTCGTCATGACAGAGAAATTAATACAAATAACGTCGTAAGTGGTATTAGTTGTGATAAAGGCTTTACTGTTATAAATATCAAAAAGTATTTAATGAACAGACAGGTTGGTTTTACGCGTAAAGTTTTAGGTGTTTTAGAAGATTATAATATTTCATTTGACCATATGCCTTCCGGTATCGACAGTATAAGTATTATAATGCGTTCTAAAGAAATCGAGAACAAAGAAGAACAAGTATTAAGTGATATTCGTAAACATTGCGACGTCGATGAATTAAGCGTCGAACATGATTTAGCTATTTTGATGATTGTTGGAGAAGGCATGCATCGTATAGTAGGTACCGCTAGTCGCATAACACATGCCTTAGCTGAAGCTAACATTAATCTGAGAATGATGAACCAAGGTGCTTCAGAAATATCAATCATGTTTGGTATTGATGTTGAAGATGCCGATAAAGCAGTTAAAGCAACTTATGAATATTGTTATAACGGTAAATGTATCGTCACATAG